A genomic stretch from Dyella sp. M7H15-1 includes:
- a CDS encoding CusA/CzcA family heavy metal efflux RND transporter has protein sequence MINQLFRFCFEKRMLFIVVTMLVICFGYYSWTQLSIEAYPELSDVTVQVTTQVPGLAAEEVEQQVTTPLERGLADTQGLVSMRSSSTFGLSLITMVFKDGADDYWERQRIMERISQVTLPPGVMPGLDPVSGPAGEIYRYTLESKSKNLMQLSEIQNWVVIPALKQVSGVINVDNFGGFTKEFQLELDPQQLLHYGVSVSQVTAAISANTSNAGGGRITRGEQSYIVRGIGMVHSLKDLGDVVVTQNNGVPVLVKDLGKLRYGHQVREGILGKDNNPDTIEGIVDLLKYENASKVLEGIHAKVDELSKQLNPQDIYIVPYIDRDDLVNATKEKVFHTVMEGIGLVCIVLILFLGSPRSALVAAVAIPMSLVTVFILMQFTHMSANLFSLGAIDFGVIVDGAIVITEAILRQRELKSTEVLTEDDVMTVTGYVGRSIFFATLIIVTAYAPLFAFEHAEGKLFRPMAFTVGYALLAALLCTVTLTPALAYLALRKPRKIFYNKPLQKLQLWFTHALGKLLHQLPVAYTTAAIALCGVLILGSTIGREFLPDLDEGSLWLQVQMPTGLSLDKASQMTAELRKVVREFPEVSYVVTQLGRNDTGTDPWTPSHVESAVGLTPYSTWHGETKAEFLRKFNARLQQIPGISVGISQPIIDGENDMVAGAHAPLVLRIYGDDLHEMRRLGGEIVDVLRDIRGTADASIFQEPPIPQLSMTASRDAAARYGVNVGDITHLIQTAIGGAAITQVYVADRIYNVTARVSNDVANSLQAVGELPLSSTSGAQIPLKEVADIKLAMGESTIAHEHGKRELTLRIDNRDRALSDYLADAQAHIDKNVHVDKQKYQLEWAGNFQNEERAQARLIVVMGMVMAIMLVLLFFEFGKFHQAMLVLGVVPLATVGGLIALHVRGETLNIATAVGFIALFGVAVQNGIIMVSNINRVRKEGLSLNEAVLVGATERFRPVLMTATVASIGMLPAALATGVGTDVQRGLATVVVGGLPIATLLTLFILPSLYFGMENFIHKRWGHPPSAGEI, from the coding sequence ATGATTAATCAGCTCTTCCGCTTCTGCTTCGAGAAGCGAATGCTTTTCATCGTGGTGACGATGCTGGTCATCTGCTTCGGCTACTACTCCTGGACCCAGCTTTCGATCGAGGCTTATCCGGAACTGAGTGACGTGACAGTGCAGGTGACGACGCAGGTGCCTGGCCTGGCCGCGGAAGAGGTCGAACAGCAGGTCACTACGCCGTTGGAACGTGGCCTGGCTGATACGCAAGGCCTGGTCAGCATGCGTTCCAGCAGCACCTTCGGCTTGTCGCTGATCACCATGGTGTTCAAGGATGGCGCGGATGATTACTGGGAACGCCAACGCATCATGGAGCGCATCAGCCAGGTGACGCTGCCGCCGGGCGTGATGCCGGGACTCGACCCGGTATCCGGTCCGGCTGGTGAGATCTATCGCTATACGCTGGAGTCGAAAAGCAAGAACTTAATGCAGTTGTCGGAAATCCAGAACTGGGTGGTGATCCCTGCGCTGAAGCAGGTGTCCGGCGTGATCAACGTCGACAACTTCGGCGGCTTTACCAAGGAATTCCAATTGGAACTGGATCCGCAGCAACTGCTGCACTATGGCGTCAGCGTAAGCCAGGTAACGGCGGCGATTTCCGCTAACACGTCCAATGCGGGCGGCGGGCGCATCACGCGCGGCGAGCAGTCCTACATCGTGCGCGGCATTGGCATGGTGCATTCGTTGAAGGATCTGGGCGATGTCGTCGTGACCCAAAACAACGGCGTGCCGGTGCTGGTGAAGGACCTTGGCAAGTTGCGCTATGGCCACCAGGTGCGCGAAGGCATTCTGGGCAAGGACAACAATCCTGATACGATCGAGGGCATCGTTGATCTGCTGAAGTACGAGAATGCCTCCAAGGTGCTTGAAGGCATCCATGCCAAGGTCGACGAGCTGAGCAAGCAGCTCAATCCGCAAGACATCTACATCGTGCCGTACATCGATCGCGACGATTTGGTCAACGCCACCAAGGAAAAAGTCTTTCACACCGTGATGGAAGGCATCGGCCTGGTGTGCATCGTGCTGATCCTGTTTCTCGGTAGTCCGCGCTCGGCGCTGGTGGCCGCCGTGGCGATTCCGATGTCGCTGGTGACAGTGTTCATCTTGATGCAGTTCACACACATGTCGGCGAACCTGTTTTCGCTGGGGGCGATCGACTTCGGCGTGATCGTGGATGGCGCGATCGTGATCACCGAGGCCATTCTGCGCCAACGCGAGCTGAAGTCGACCGAAGTGCTAACGGAAGATGACGTGATGACGGTGACGGGCTACGTCGGCCGTTCGATTTTCTTCGCCACGCTGATCATCGTTACTGCCTACGCACCGCTGTTCGCGTTCGAACACGCCGAAGGCAAGTTGTTCCGCCCGATGGCATTTACGGTGGGCTATGCTTTGCTTGCCGCGCTGCTGTGCACGGTGACACTGACGCCCGCACTCGCTTATCTGGCGCTGCGCAAGCCGCGCAAGATCTTCTACAACAAGCCGTTGCAGAAGCTGCAGTTATGGTTCACCCACGCTCTGGGCAAGCTACTGCATCAATTGCCGGTTGCCTACACGACCGCTGCGATCGCGCTCTGTGGGGTGCTGATCCTCGGCTCAACCATCGGCCGTGAATTCCTGCCCGATCTCGATGAAGGTTCGTTGTGGCTGCAGGTGCAAATGCCAACCGGCCTGTCGTTGGACAAAGCCAGCCAGATGACAGCGGAGCTGCGCAAGGTGGTGCGTGAGTTTCCGGAGGTGTCTTACGTCGTGACGCAATTGGGCCGCAACGACACGGGTACCGACCCATGGACGCCCTCGCACGTGGAGTCGGCGGTAGGTCTCACGCCTTACAGCACCTGGCATGGTGAAACGAAAGCGGAATTTCTGCGCAAGTTCAATGCGCGTCTGCAACAGATTCCCGGCATCTCCGTAGGCATCAGCCAGCCGATCATCGATGGCGAGAACGATATGGTCGCCGGTGCGCATGCGCCGCTGGTGCTACGCATCTATGGTGATGACCTCCACGAAATGCGTCGCCTTGGGGGTGAAATCGTCGATGTGCTTCGTGATATTCGTGGTACCGCTGATGCGTCGATTTTCCAGGAGCCGCCGATTCCCCAATTGTCGATGACGGCCAGTCGCGACGCGGCTGCGCGTTATGGTGTCAACGTCGGTGATATCACCCATCTAATCCAGACCGCCATCGGCGGTGCGGCCATCACACAGGTGTATGTGGCTGATCGCATCTACAACGTGACAGCACGTGTTTCGAATGATGTGGCCAACAGCTTGCAAGCGGTAGGGGAGCTACCATTGAGTTCCACCAGCGGTGCGCAGATTCCGCTCAAGGAAGTCGCCGATATCAAACTCGCGATGGGCGAGAGCACCATCGCGCACGAACATGGCAAGCGTGAGCTGACTCTTCGCATCGATAACCGCGACCGCGCGCTGTCGGATTATCTGGCCGACGCACAGGCGCACATCGACAAGAACGTGCATGTCGACAAGCAGAAGTATCAGTTGGAATGGGCGGGCAACTTCCAGAACGAAGAGCGCGCGCAGGCCCGGTTGATCGTGGTGATGGGCATGGTCATGGCGATCATGCTGGTGCTGCTGTTCTTTGAATTCGGCAAATTCCACCAGGCCATGCTCGTGCTTGGCGTGGTGCCGTTGGCCACGGTAGGTGGACTGATCGCCCTGCATGTGCGCGGTGAGACGCTGAACATCGCCACCGCGGTCGGTTTCATTGCCTTGTTTGGTGTGGCGGTACAGAACGGCATCATCATGGTGTCGAACATCAATCGTGTGCGAAAGGAAGGTTTGTCGCTCAATGAAGCCGTGCTAGTGGGCGCCACCGAGCGTTTCCGCCCGGTGTTGATGACGGCCACCGTGGCCAGCATCGGCATGCTGCCGGCGGCTTTGGCGACGGGTGTTGGTACCGACGTCCAACGTGGCCTGGCGACCGTGGTGGTGGGAGGTTTGCCCATCGCCACGCTGCTGACGTTGTTCATCCTGCCCAGCCTGTACTTCGGGATGGAAAACTTCATCCACAAGCGCTGGGGCCATCCGCCTTCGGCGGGGGAGATCTGA